The nucleotide window TGCCACTACGCTTGCACTATGGCCAGAAGTAAAAGATAAATTACTGGTTACTTCACCGAGCTACAATTTTGATGATATATTGCTGAAGACCAATACAGAATCAATTATTTCAGAGCTAATTGGGGATTTGGAAAGAATTATAGTTTATCCTGACAAAGGGTTTCAAATACCTCAGGAAATTCCATTCCAGGTCATTGAAGCCTATGACCGACTAAGAAACTCCGGCTTTACAACTCACTGCCTAAAAGCCTAGAAAGAGCTAGCAATTATTCATGATATCACATAACTCAGAATTATTTTTATTAAGATTACGAATAACCCCTCTTCTATCCTCAAATGATCTATTCTGACTAAGTTTATATTTGCCAGTCATTTTTTCTATTTTTATTTTAAACCCCGCAATACCGTTCAATTTTGCAGATATTTTCGGGTTTTGCCAATTAATTGGCATTTTGCTTTTGTCATGCAGCAGATATAACTGATCAAGTAATTTCATTAGCTCCGCTTCAGTAGTTGCAATTAATTTTCCTTCAATGTGTACCACAGCATAATTCCATGTTGGTACATTATCCGTAGGGTCTTGATACCAAGCTGGTGAAATATAGCCATGCGGACCATGAAAAATTGCCGTCGCCAGTTGCCCAGTTAGAATATATTCTAGTAATGGATTTGCCCTAGCAATATGTCCAAGCAATTGTCCATTTTCACGATCAAGTAATAATGGCAAATGAGATATTTCTATTTCACCATCTTTTTTGCTAATTAGGGTAGCAAATGGATAATTTTCTATCAATGAGTATAGTTTATCTTGATCTGACTCAATAAAAGATTTAGGCTGATACATATTTTCCCTTATTCACTAACTACTTGCTCTAGTGTAGCATCAATATTTTGCTTATTTAGTGTATCAAGAGTCTTATTGGCATTATCCAGTGTCTGATATGGTCCAATAAAAACATTATAGCTGGTATCTCCTTCAGTGTTAG belongs to Aquella oligotrophica and includes:
- a CDS encoding FMN-binding negative transcriptional regulator is translated as MYQPKSFIESDQDKLYSLIENYPFATLISKKDGEIEISHLPLLLDRENGQLLGHIARANPLLEYILTGQLATAIFHGPHGYISPAWYQDPTDNVPTWNYAVVHIEGKLIATTEAELMKLLDQLYLLHDKSKMPINWQNPKISAKLNGIAGFKIKIEKMTGKYKLSQNRSFEDRRGVIRNLNKNNSELCDIMNNC